A region from the Oscillospiraceae bacterium genome encodes:
- a CDS encoding cytochrome c biogenesis protein CcdA — protein sequence MQYLISFLEGIITFISPCILPMIPIYILYFAGGSTGDNAEGKKSKVFVNALGFVLGFTAVFVALGALASAIGGLLIQHKTAVNIITGAIVIVFGLNFIGIFKIGFLNGSKKFDTAVKPLGFFPALLFGLIFAVGWTPCVGAFLGSALGLAANSDTVFSGITLLLVYSLGLGVPFLLSAVLIDRLKGVFGFIKKHYQIVNIICGSLLIIVGILMMTGVMSRMMTVLNT from the coding sequence TTGCAATATCTGATTTCTTTCCTTGAGGGTATCATCACCTTCATCTCGCCGTGCATACTGCCGATGATACCGATTTATATCCTCTATTTCGCAGGCGGAAGTACCGGTGACAACGCCGAAGGCAAAAAGAGCAAGGTCTTTGTCAACGCACTCGGCTTCGTTCTCGGGTTCACTGCGGTATTCGTCGCACTCGGCGCGTTGGCCTCAGCCATCGGCGGTTTGTTAATTCAGCATAAAACCGCTGTTAATATTATCACCGGCGCAATCGTCATTGTATTCGGGCTGAACTTTATCGGAATATTCAAAATCGGATTTCTCAACGGCAGCAAAAAGTTCGATACCGCCGTGAAACCGCTTGGGTTTTTCCCCGCTCTATTGTTCGGCTTGATTTTTGCAGTCGGCTGGACACCTTGTGTCGGTGCTTTTCTGGGCTCTGCACTCGGGCTTGCGGCGAACAGTGATACCGTCTTTTCGGGCATAACCCTGTTGTTGGTCTATTCTCTGGGCCTCGGCGTCCCGTTTTTGCTCAGTGCGGTGCTGATCGACCGATTAAAAGGCGTTTTCGGTTTTATTAAAAAACACTATCAGATCGTCAATATCATCTGCGGTTCGTTGTTGATCATCGTGGGCATTTTAATGATGACGGGTGTCATGAGCCGGATGATGACTGTACTCAATACATAA
- the trxA gene encoding thioredoxin yields MSVVTLTKDNFTEEVINSKVPVLVDFWAPWCGPCRMVSPIVDEIANERADIKVGKVNVDEQGELAMQYRVMSIPTLLVFKNGKLAASSIGARPKADILALLA; encoded by the coding sequence ATGTCAGTCGTAACATTAACCAAAGATAATTTCACCGAAGAGGTCATCAACAGCAAGGTCCCCGTTCTCGTCGATTTCTGGGCCCCTTGGTGCGGTCCGTGCCGCATGGTCTCCCCGATTGTGGACGAGATTGCCAATGAACGTGCCGATATCAAGGTCGGCAAAGTCAATGTGGATGAACAGGGCGAGCTCGCGATGCAATACCGCGTGATGAGCATCCCCACCCTGCTGGTCTTTAAAAACGGAAAGCTTGCCGCTTCTTCAATCGGTGCAAGACCCAAAGCGGATATTCTGGCCTTACTTGCCTGA
- a CDS encoding D-alanine--D-alanine ligase family protein, giving the protein MKINLCVIMGGKSVEHEISIITAVQAIKAMDTEKYEIIPLYITKTGEFYTSPAMCDIDSFKDIPALLQKSERVAFIRKGGTVYLEGEKKGLKKPFCIHIDVAFPIVHGTNVEDGTLAGFLNLLDLPYCGCDVLSAANSMDKLTTKDILSAKGIPVLAATDFYADRWAAERDKLLDLIEKNHRYPIIVKPVNLGSSVGVYKVKTRDNLSGAIDDCFLLCSRVMIENAVENLREINCSVLGDVYEAVASPCEEPVGNDAILSYGDKYMSGQKGMSGLSRKLPADIGEEQTGLIQKYAVEAFQALGCSGVARIDFLTDSKTGEVYVNELNTIPGSLSFYLWEAAGMHYCDLLDKIIALAFKRDRERKNLNFSFDTNILSGFSFGGLKK; this is encoded by the coding sequence ATGAAAATCAATCTCTGCGTCATCATGGGCGGAAAGAGCGTCGAACACGAGATCTCGATCATCACCGCCGTTCAGGCCATCAAAGCCATGGATACCGAAAAATACGAGATCATCCCGCTCTATATCACCAAAACCGGTGAGTTTTACACCTCGCCCGCGATGTGTGACATCGACAGTTTCAAGGATATCCCCGCCCTGCTGCAAAAATCGGAACGGGTGGCTTTTATACGCAAGGGCGGCACCGTCTATCTGGAAGGCGAAAAGAAGGGTTTGAAAAAGCCGTTTTGCATCCATATCGACGTCGCGTTCCCGATCGTGCACGGCACCAACGTCGAGGACGGAACGCTCGCGGGATTTTTAAATCTGCTCGACCTGCCCTACTGCGGATGCGACGTGCTCTCTGCCGCAAACAGCATGGATAAACTGACGACCAAAGACATTCTCTCCGCAAAGGGCATCCCGGTACTGGCGGCGACCGATTTCTACGCCGACCGCTGGGCCGCTGAACGCGATAAACTTCTCGATTTGATTGAGAAAAATCACCGTTATCCGATTATCGTCAAGCCGGTTAATCTCGGTTCGAGCGTCGGCGTTTACAAGGTCAAAACCCGTGATAATTTATCCGGAGCCATTGACGACTGTTTCCTCCTGTGCAGCCGGGTCATGATTGAAAACGCGGTCGAAAACCTGCGCGAAATCAACTGTTCGGTGTTGGGTGACGTCTATGAAGCCGTTGCAAGCCCCTGCGAAGAGCCGGTCGGCAACGATGCGATTTTATCTTATGGCGACAAATACATGAGCGGGCAAAAAGGGATGAGCGGGCTGAGCCGCAAACTGCCCGCCGATATTGGCGAAGAACAGACCGGATTGATTCAAAAATACGCTGTTGAGGCCTTTCAGGCGCTCGGATGCAGCGGTGTTGCCCGCATCGACTTTCTGACCGATTCCAAAACAGGCGAAGTCTATGTCAACGAGCTCAACACCATCCCGGGTTCGCTGTCTTTTTATCTTTGGGAAGCGGCCGGAATGCATTATTGCGATCTTTTGGACAAAATAATTGCACTGGCGTTTAAACGCGACCGCGAGCGCAAAAATCTGAATTTCTCTTTCGATACCAATATTCTGTCCGGGTTTTCGTTCGGCGGTTTGAAAAAATAA
- the murF gene encoding UDP-N-acetylmuramoyl-tripeptide--D-alanyl-D-alanine ligase, translating to MIAKLVYLAACLLMGFYCVFNVKFHLHMLQLSSYRSERYLDWVLHNFKKLIPNLVLLVSADIVTILIELGSDQDIAFALAACLLAIVFGIFWLLFKAPRAKKALVFTARAKRIFGTALFFPLAAMISGYFLIPHRGAIVLAGSVCAVGPLLMLLSLALNTPIDKMIYNKYFKMAQQKLAQSNAVTVGITGSYGKTSTKYILGRLLSEHFNTLITPESYNTPMGVAKVVNNDLKATTEVFVAEMGAACVGDIAELCRLTNPVFGVISAIGEQHLKTMGSLENIIATKFELADAVEKVGGTMFLNYDNPYISAHGSKAKTVKYGLEAEGLDFRADGIQADQNGIKFTIHYPDGTFEARTKLLGRHNVINILAAVAVCSEFGIDPKRTAGAISKLEPVPHRLEMHKNPFGLTIIDDAYNSNPTGAAAALEALSWFDSMKIVVTPGMVELGTKEDAENYRLGENAAKVCDLLILVGGKRADPIYDGAVAAELAEDKIIRVDTFKNAAQIFNTFASQNAVVLLENDLPDNY from the coding sequence GTGATTGCGAAACTCGTCTATTTGGCCGCCTGTCTTTTAATGGGCTTTTACTGTGTTTTCAACGTCAAATTCCATCTGCATATGCTTCAGCTCTCGTCCTACCGCTCCGAGCGTTATCTCGACTGGGTACTGCATAATTTTAAGAAGTTGATCCCGAACCTGGTTTTGCTTGTATCGGCAGATATCGTTACCATATTGATTGAACTTGGCTCGGATCAAGATATCGCGTTTGCACTTGCGGCTTGTCTGCTGGCGATCGTATTCGGAATTTTCTGGCTGCTTTTCAAAGCGCCCAGAGCCAAAAAAGCGCTGGTTTTTACCGCGCGTGCCAAACGGATTTTCGGCACGGCTTTATTCTTCCCGCTCGCGGCAATGATCAGCGGATATTTTTTAATTCCGCACCGCGGTGCAATCGTGCTGGCCGGTTCGGTATGCGCGGTCGGACCGCTTTTAATGTTACTGTCACTTGCGTTAAACACCCCGATCGACAAGATGATTTATAACAAATATTTTAAAATGGCACAGCAAAAGCTGGCTCAAAGCAATGCCGTCACGGTCGGAATTACCGGCAGCTACGGCAAAACCAGCACTAAGTACATCCTCGGGCGTTTGTTATCCGAACACTTTAACACGCTCATCACGCCCGAGAGCTATAATACCCCCATGGGCGTCGCCAAAGTCGTCAATAATGACCTCAAAGCCACGACTGAGGTCTTTGTGGCGGAGATGGGTGCGGCCTGTGTGGGTGATATCGCAGAACTCTGCCGCCTGACCAACCCGGTATTCGGCGTGATCTCCGCCATCGGCGAACAGCACCTCAAGACCATGGGTTCGCTCGAAAACATCATCGCCACTAAATTCGAGCTTGCCGACGCCGTCGAAAAAGTCGGCGGGACAATGTTTTTGAACTATGACAATCCCTATATTTCTGCGCACGGTTCCAAAGCCAAAACCGTTAAATACGGGTTGGAAGCGGAAGGGCTTGATTTCCGGGCCGACGGTATACAGGCCGACCAAAACGGAATCAAATTCACCATTCATTATCCCGACGGCACCTTCGAGGCGCGTACCAAACTTTTAGGCCGCCACAACGTCATCAACATTCTGGCCGCAGTCGCCGTCTGTTCCGAATTCGGCATTGACCCGAAGAGAACGGCCGGTGCCATTTCCAAGCTTGAACCCGTTCCCCACCGGCTCGAAATGCATAAGAACCCGTTCGGCCTGACGATTATCGACGACGCTTACAATTCTAATCCCACGGGGGCAGCTGCTGCGCTGGAAGCGTTGTCTTGGTTTGACAGCATGAAAATTGTGGTCACGCCCGGCATGGTGGAATTGGGTACGAAAGAAGATGCTGAAAATTACCGACTCGGCGAAAACGCAGCAAAGGTCTGCGATTTATTGATTTTAGTCGGCGGAAAACGGGCTGACCCGATTTATGACGGCGCAGTCGCCGCCGAACTTGCCGAAGATAAAATTATCCGTGTCGACACTTTCAAAAACGCGGCACAGATTTTTAACACCTTTGCTTCCCAAAACGCGGTCGTGCTGTTGGAAAACGACCTGCCCGACAATTATTAA
- a CDS encoding alpha/beta hydrolase: protein MKTSVDGLEIGYDSTGEGRPVLFLHGWGVDRSTFKPVADRISDCCRVITVDLPGFGESEEPKKPFNTDDFADFTEHFIAALGLEKPILVGHSNGGKTALALAGRGYQNISKLILVSSTGIPAKHKPGFYIKRFFFKTGKKLLNAPVIGKPFSKIFDPSKYGSEDYKKASLMMKKTMSAVLAQDVSDRLKNISVPTLLFWGDKDTATPLSDAEKMKKLIPDAGLIVYKDCDHYAFLRKLPEFTAALRYFILN, encoded by the coding sequence ATGAAAACTTCGGTCGACGGTCTTGAAATCGGATATGACAGCACCGGCGAAGGCAGGCCCGTTTTGTTTCTGCACGGCTGGGGCGTCGACCGCAGCACCTTCAAACCGGTCGCAGACCGCATCTCCGACTGCTGCCGCGTGATCACGGTTGACCTGCCGGGGTTCGGTGAGAGCGAAGAGCCGAAAAAACCCTTTAACACCGATGATTTCGCCGATTTCACCGAACATTTTATCGCAGCACTCGGCCTCGAAAAGCCGATTCTGGTCGGTCACTCAAACGGTGGAAAAACCGCATTGGCACTGGCCGGACGGGGATACCAAAACATTTCAAAACTGATACTTGTCAGCAGCACCGGCATTCCCGCCAAACACAAACCCGGATTTTATATCAAACGATTCTTTTTCAAAACGGGAAAAAAACTTTTGAATGCTCCGGTGATCGGCAAACCGTTTTCAAAAATTTTCGACCCGTCCAAGTACGGCTCTGAAGATTATAAAAAGGCCTCGCTGATGATGAAAAAAACCATGTCGGCGGTGCTGGCGCAGGACGTGTCCGACCGGTTGAAAAACATCTCCGTCCCCACTCTGCTGTTCTGGGGCGACAAGGACACCGCGACGCCGCTCTCCGACGCCGAAAAAATGAAGAAATTGATTCCGGACGCCGGACTGATCGTCTATAAGGACTGCGATCACTACGCCTTTTTACGTAAATTACCCGAATTCACGGCTGCACTGCGTTATTTTATATTGAATTAA
- a CDS encoding carboxyl transferase domain-containing protein, translated as MANNTEAKQQTKQILFSLFDEGSVMEIGDLAASGESGVLAAWGTADGNPVFAFAQDSGTIGGAFGTAASEKIGKIYELAAQNGAPVVGIFDSNGVRMAEGGEVMSALGKFMNSANTLSGVVPQIAVVTGTCGGSMAMIAECADAVILCEDAQLFLTPDDIIKAAQPGYKPAKSSVTAAKNGTAALVTKDAASAVEAAKKLLSYLPSNNLDVPPVFDFTEPAEGIADSDSFYELYAEYGTTAKVGFATVGGQSVGLVSTAKDEKGYIRSCAAKKIARFVRLCDAYSIPVVTLVDTDGFAPDGDGEAKGAIMTAAALSQAYAEATCPKISVITGKAIGPVYIATCGKSANADAVFAYENAIISPVNPDAALIINEPQLLDNCKSEAERKAVYAAYAADKLGAKAAASAGLVDAIVTSATIRAQVLSALSMLSGKRVSRMPKKHATNLL; from the coding sequence ATGGCAAATAACACGGAGGCAAAACAACAGACAAAACAGATTCTGTTCTCGCTGTTTGACGAGGGCAGCGTTATGGAGATCGGAGATCTGGCGGCCAGCGGCGAAAGCGGCGTGCTGGCGGCATGGGGAACCGCAGACGGCAATCCCGTGTTTGCGTTCGCGCAGGACAGCGGAACAATCGGCGGCGCGTTCGGAACGGCGGCCTCGGAAAAGATCGGAAAGATTTATGAGCTTGCAGCCCAAAACGGCGCTCCTGTTGTCGGGATTTTTGACAGCAACGGCGTGCGGATGGCTGAGGGCGGCGAAGTGATGTCGGCACTCGGTAAATTTATGAACAGCGCCAATACCCTTTCGGGCGTAGTACCGCAGATCGCGGTCGTGACCGGTACCTGCGGCGGTTCAATGGCGATGATCGCCGAATGTGCCGATGCAGTGATTCTGTGTGAAGACGCGCAGCTGTTTTTGACGCCGGACGACATCATCAAAGCGGCACAGCCCGGTTATAAGCCCGCTAAGAGCAGTGTGACAGCGGCAAAGAACGGAACGGCGGCGTTGGTCACGAAAGACGCAGCTTCGGCAGTTGAGGCGGCGAAAAAGCTGCTCTCATATCTCCCGTCCAACAATCTCGACGTGCCCCCGGTGTTTGATTTTACCGAACCCGCCGAAGGTATTGCCGATTCAGACAGTTTTTATGAGCTCTACGCCGAATACGGCACAACCGCGAAAGTCGGCTTTGCCACCGTCGGCGGACAAAGCGTGGGCCTGGTTTCCACCGCAAAGGACGAAAAGGGCTATATCCGCAGCTGCGCCGCTAAAAAGATCGCCCGTTTTGTGCGGTTGTGCGACGCCTATTCGATCCCGGTTGTTACGCTGGTTGATACCGACGGTTTTGCGCCGGACGGCGACGGCGAGGCAAAAGGTGCGATTATGACCGCCGCCGCGTTGTCTCAGGCGTATGCAGAGGCGACTTGCCCCAAGATCTCGGTTATAACCGGGAAAGCCATCGGTCCTGTTTATATTGCGACCTGCGGCAAATCCGCAAATGCAGACGCTGTATTTGCGTATGAAAATGCAATTATCAGTCCGGTCAACCCCGATGCGGCGTTGATTATCAACGAACCGCAGCTGCTGGATAACTGCAAGAGCGAGGCGGAGCGCAAAGCGGTTTATGCCGCCTATGCCGCAGACAAACTCGGTGCAAAAGCAGCAGCTTCTGCCGGTTTGGTAGATGCCATCGTGACGTCCGCCACGATTCGTGCACAGGTGCTTTCGGCGCTGTCAATGCTCTCGGGCAAACGGGTCAGCCGCATGCCCAAAAAGCATGCCACCAATCTGTTGTAA
- a CDS encoding biotin/lipoyl-binding protein, with translation MKNLKITVNGKTYDVAVEEVGSTAAAAPTPAPTPAAAPAPAPAAAPAAAADGNPVKAPMPGTIINVFAKQGDTVEKGQVLLILEAMKMENEIQAAEAGTVTGVNVKKGDTVNADDVLLTIA, from the coding sequence ATGAAAAACCTGAAGATCACCGTCAATGGCAAAACCTATGACGTTGCCGTCGAAGAAGTCGGCTCAACCGCGGCAGCCGCACCGACACCCGCACCGACACCCGCAGCCGCACCTGCACCGGCACCTGCCGCAGCACCCGCTGCCGCCGCAGATGGTAACCCCGTCAAAGCCCCGATGCCCGGCACCATCATCAATGTGTTCGCAAAGCAGGGTGATACCGTGGAAAAGGGTCAGGTTCTGTTGATTCTCGAGGCCATGAAAATGGAAAACGAGATTCAGGCGGCCGAAGCGGGCACCGTCACCGGCGTCAATGTAAAAAAAGGCGACACGGTCAACGCAGACGACGTCCTGCTTACCATCGCGTAA
- a CDS encoding oxaloacetate decarboxylase subunit alpha: MAKKILITDLTLRDAHQSLLATRMSTEQMLPVMELMDKIGFHSMEVWGGATFDACLRFLNEDPWDRLRTMRKKMPNTKLQMLFRGQNMLGYRHYADDVVEYFVQKCVSNGIDIIRIFDALNDIRNLKCSIAAAKKEKAHVQGAISYTTGEVFTIDYYVKYAKQLEDEGVDSICVKDMAGLLTPFFTYDLVKALKENVKVPIQLHSHYTAGLASMSLLKGIEAGADIIDTVMSPLALGTSHAPTESMVAALKGTQYDTGIDLVKLNPIKDYFAELRAEYIKSGMINQRMLGVDANTLLYQVPGGMLSNLVKQLADAKKSDKLDDVLNEVPRVRADAGYPPLVTPSSQIVGTQAVYNIIMGERYKTVTKEFKALIKGEYGKTPMPISPEFSKKILGDEEPITCRPADLLKPELDTMREKAAKWAIQDEDVLTYAQFDQVAIKFFEQRRNRMHGVDSEHFDPANKTHIV, from the coding sequence ATGGCAAAAAAGATTCTGATTACCGACCTGACGCTGCGTGATGCCCATCAGTCGCTGTTGGCGACCCGCATGAGCACCGAGCAGATGCTTCCGGTCATGGAACTGATGGATAAAATCGGCTTTCATTCGATGGAAGTCTGGGGCGGTGCGACATTCGACGCCTGCCTGCGTTTTTTGAACGAAGATCCGTGGGATCGTCTGCGCACCATGCGCAAAAAAATGCCCAATACCAAGCTGCAGATGCTCTTCCGCGGGCAGAATATGCTGGGATATCGCCATTATGCTGACGACGTGGTCGAATATTTCGTCCAGAAGTGCGTTTCCAACGGTATTGATATCATCCGCATCTTTGACGCGCTTAACGACATCCGCAATCTGAAGTGCTCCATCGCCGCAGCCAAGAAGGAAAAAGCCCATGTTCAGGGTGCAATCTCTTATACGACCGGCGAGGTCTTCACAATTGACTATTACGTTAAATACGCCAAACAGCTCGAGGACGAAGGCGTGGATTCTATTTGTGTCAAAGATATGGCGGGTCTGTTGACCCCGTTCTTTACCTATGATCTGGTCAAGGCGCTCAAAGAAAACGTCAAAGTCCCGATCCAGCTGCACTCACATTATACGGCGGGTCTCGCGTCCATGTCTCTGCTCAAGGGCATTGAAGCTGGCGCCGATATCATCGACACGGTCATGTCCCCGCTGGCACTCGGCACCTCCCATGCGCCGACTGAGAGTATGGTCGCCGCACTCAAGGGAACACAGTATGACACCGGAATCGACCTGGTCAAGCTGAACCCGATCAAGGATTATTTCGCCGAACTGCGCGCTGAATACATCAAGAGCGGCATGATCAACCAGAGAATGCTCGGTGTTGATGCCAACACCCTGCTGTATCAGGTTCCGGGCGGTATGCTTTCGAACCTCGTTAAACAATTGGCAGACGCCAAAAAGTCTGATAAACTCGACGATGTGCTCAATGAGGTCCCGCGTGTGCGCGCCGACGCCGGTTATCCGCCGCTGGTTACGCCTTCATCCCAGATCGTCGGTACCCAAGCGGTATATAACATCATCATGGGCGAGCGGTATAAGACCGTCACCAAGGAATTTAAAGCGCTGATCAAAGGTGAGTACGGAAAGACCCCGATGCCCATCTCTCCGGAATTCTCCAAGAAGATTCTCGGCGACGAAGAGCCTATCACTTGCCGCCCCGCCGATCTGCTTAAGCCCGAGCTGGATACCATGCGCGAAAAAGCGGCAAAATGGGCCATTCAGGACGAGGATGTGCTGACTTACGCCCAGTTCGACCAGGTTGCGATTAAGTTCTTCGAACAGCGCCGCAACAGGATGCACGGCGTCGACAGCGAGCATTTCGACCCGGCCAATAAAACCCATATCGTTTAA
- a CDS encoding DUF370 domain-containing protein, with translation MKLINVGFGNLVVAERIVSIAGFDTQPVKRLAQDAKAEGRLVDTTYGRKTKAIILTDSGYVIASALQPETIAGRIADTDNHKEDEK, from the coding sequence GTGAAACTGATAAACGTCGGATTCGGAAATCTTGTGGTCGCCGAGCGCATCGTATCGATCGCCGGATTCGACACACAACCGGTCAAACGTCTGGCACAGGACGCCAAGGCGGAGGGTCGGCTGGTCGATACGACCTATGGGCGCAAGACCAAGGCGATCATCCTCACCGACAGCGGCTATGTGATCGCCTCGGCACTCCAGCCGGAGACCATCGCAGGCCGTATTGCCGACACGGATAATCATAAGGAGGACGAGAAATGA
- the gmk gene encoding guanylate kinase, producing the protein MSKGLILVLSGPAGSGKDTMLERYFKFGTAKKTISATTRPIRACEKDGIDYYFFTRERFEKAIKDGELLEYTEYAGNYYGTLYSEINRITAAGDDVILKIEVEGGQNVKKRFPNAVLAFTFPPSAAILAARLRRRGTEDEQTIKRRLAVAQTEIETAKKIYDYLIINDDADNAAKQLADIISARHAAMNENIDFMNEVKDDVKNHFI; encoded by the coding sequence ATGAGCAAAGGGCTTATCCTCGTCCTCTCCGGTCCTGCCGGCAGCGGCAAAGATACCATGCTGGAACGGTATTTCAAGTTCGGCACTGCAAAAAAGACCATATCGGCCACCACGCGTCCGATCAGAGCCTGCGAAAAAGACGGCATAGACTATTACTTTTTTACGCGCGAACGATTTGAAAAAGCGATTAAAGACGGCGAACTGCTTGAATATACCGAATATGCGGGCAATTACTACGGAACACTTTACAGCGAGATCAATCGCATCACCGCCGCAGGAGACGACGTGATTTTAAAAATTGAGGTCGAGGGCGGACAAAATGTGAAAAAACGGTTTCCCAACGCGGTTTTGGCCTTTACGTTTCCGCCAAGTGCGGCCATTCTTGCCGCACGGCTGAGGCGACGCGGCACCGAGGATGAACAGACCATTAAAAGACGCCTTGCCGTAGCCCAAACCGAAATAGAAACCGCAAAAAAGATCTATGATTATTTAATCATCAATGACGACGCAGACAATGCGGCCAAGCAGTTGGCGGACATCATTTCCGCCCGGCACGCCGCGATGAACGAAAATATCGATTTTATGAACGAGGTAAAAGACGATGTCAAAAATCATTTCATTTGA
- a CDS encoding DNA-directed RNA polymerase subunit omega has protein sequence MSKIISFDPEKYSKSRYSTVIGVAKRAREIAEQAAEEKEILTEKPVKTAMTELIEGRFKIVTVNREKNETSDDDYTEISFH, from the coding sequence ATGTCAAAAATCATTTCATTTGATCCGGAAAAATACTCAAAGAGCCGTTATTCTACGGTGATCGGCGTCGCAAAGCGCGCCCGTGAGATCGCCGAACAGGCGGCGGAGGAGAAAGAGATTCTGACCGAAAAACCGGTCAAAACAGCGATGACAGAACTCATCGAGGGCAGATTTAAAATCGTCACGGTCAACAGAGAGAAAAACGAGACCTCAGACGACGATTACACGGAAATATCCTTCCATTAA